A genomic segment from Melanotaenia boesemani isolate fMelBoe1 chromosome 9, fMelBoe1.pri, whole genome shotgun sequence encodes:
- the c2cd3 gene encoding C2 domain-containing protein 3 isoform X2: MKSRKQKPVKVGSNKRKAPSDVPPSTSLPPLVEGQLRCFLCVTISRVLWTVHKPPSPIFVRLRWWGESSNGTHFFPRDGSQLSQKSIKTTARFAIRCGPKQFTSYLTDMGSLVLEVLTKPDHLPIARAQVAGISRLSLSQPISGFYTLVSPTSEKLGELQVSLNLEPLTEAYDSVSSGPATDVSVEGLQVPTLTVPTQHRPCSAGSGNESAGSSGGNTPRGKDHLYFQNGQRTRDKSHNTQTDIKPSTQESCQGKTSSDIISVILERGNKLRNAMVVSALKCDMDSAPVLRDTPLPLPRDNIQRPAKSYPPVSGAFLQDILHADSVLKRSDDVALVSDCDFDCPADMDRRAVDLLLGSSITSSLPLLDIQGFSPESLSGHSSVCGDSELTDPLYDQSLLENLFYKTPTIDSQPGNKSEERRGATPPSQDQPNHETQSRHKISNSEEQLAQLSSVRQARVTISSLTVPAGSSTASPRKTFYKRKPPRPLTSKKCTYFVEYMFPMSSASNQHNRSKAGDGEVTRAVSSKVSGGVVKFHHLSVFPVHFNRATVKKWWDTDLIFKIYLRKSDQKKPLAIGKAVYQLCCLLQNDQLSQSVILPVQKLEGNNNTQEIGPLKISLELESHSKGFFENNKKLSWRDTSPSKTPPSPEKKTLTIPQHVDPGSRELSAHSVEDSRLHVRTPQKPSKEPFSHPGRTSPLKSWQQVEEEPEVLLHALLMVPDGKNFSCGPLQAPNVYLNCKLFWCDETARSVVSWGQTNPTFNFVQVTPVALTTKLLERMKNNVMVIEVWQKTGSSGQDRLLGLVKLPLHQFYMSYRDPKITQLLLQAQYPVLGVDCYMPVIDVFSGSCKGNLRAVLAMGRSEQIVSLQRTRDEEYGSLSHFVRPVHLLDHLPHSQTKVKTSQVEMMREHVFMVRVEKVSGLTPLQSTVWGEADCYVQYSFPCQEGDIAAKVDQSLIESSVNLKPFRSTTTLCVPDPVFSHTETHVLLAPEGVPVQRLLLSSLSSQGLTSGGGVQFEVWCRYYYPNVRDQLVARGMLPLSKLCAMVTMQRQHPNDAQMFSLPLIPRTDDPTGFHAQPSGLLDVCIKYKHRPVRPEGQSGRGAASRIVTLVVQVHRASGLKAAARVMSEQDDRFSYFVGVGVNPFVTVQLSFLPESERRCTRTAARTFCPEFDHHMEVSCDLLLHMSSGETCSLAEQLEQASAVFNVWNRDDHKANISKPKEVMLGTVKIPLADLIHKRTGISGWFGLHLTLERSPSQYQHILVGGLEISISFAHHSDRERIIKAAQGLGWDMPYNTVTLQDGEESWDEGIRKLSLTFSMPKAWIPVHCLLLPGFSELQRSTYCYFRYKFYDQDAFCSQLKHPCVEEGGEDGQATVSFEGSRTVELRITQPLMWYLREEKLEVQMWVTFTKNKTTRPSDSDRLVGSAFVDLSTLAKMSKQKLTLSGVYPLFMRSAADLQGAALRVHITLTEGSVPTGMSTGHDIPVDSDSQEEDFIEEVEAADQVSSPSTPRKSFSPSRQKKKSSRVTPDIASVQHAEMSLDDSFPVTVAVDQAMHLNLKGCPLAERSEGMPCCCVSYVTADSAEPVTTAVVSNTDCPVWDHQHECRLSKELLVDPQQSLVFKVWHKGELERVIGFASVDLSPLLCGFPSVCGWYNITDFSGQCHGQIKVSITPLRGVQDLRGLRRNATEEAAKNSSVLFQTVPLNYQTTAMYSSFPSHISRYPEQQISSPIHTDTLFSERPSESDRHFEHMDKVRLYHQSLQGHASPSVNEISPSSSSVLFSALRKKLSELDNIQRYFSRKLSTPTFPSLAEQECLVQQEEQRNSETDTSQLLLKTNQLVGEVNNIISGLQGHHLETISSNAENSSETSPVEHSSPQIISQSISSPHRVIDDSLDVVSPLPSLSTERSEDHTDSEPEEEKYSQSSKVIVIEEEHEDETNVREDREAVDDEEKDEDYEEVIVKPRPLNEVTSLTDKTSPWTSILSVPDLVSLESMEDLSEDEDEKRQSVNLETCSSCGKCQESDHHHSSSGTEVDASDSEGDGERTIRAPDEMQINKPDSFNKRSSDPASSPTTQPTTDTHNGSGTLDNEDAQLQLSTPVDVPNFFLPPHQLEASLRAIRLAPSFSHTSSNSGQSSSGQHNVPSRRGPPQRPNMSPSSMRKETERIAKIFAAKFDESH, from the exons ATGAAGAGCAGAAAACAGAAGCCTGTTAAAGTTGgaagcaacaaaagaaaag CCCCCAGTGATGTGCCCCCCTCTACCAGCCTCCCTCCTCTGGTTGAGGGCCAGCTGAGATGCTTCCTGTGTGTGACAATAAGCCGAGTGTTGTGGACAGTCCACAAGCCTCCTTCCCCAATATTTGTCAGATTGCGCTGGTGGGGAGAGTCATCCAACGGGACTCACTTCTTTCCAAGAGATGGATCACAACTCTCGCAAAAAAGTATCAAGACCACAGCTCGTTTCGCCATCCGCTGTGGCCCAAAGCAGTTCACTTCATATCTAACAG aTATGGGCTCTTTGGTGCTGGAAGTTTTGACAAAACCAGATCATTTACCAATAGCTCGGGCTCAAGTTGCTGGCATCTCCCGTCTGTCTCTTTCACAACCAATCAGTGGATTTTACACTcttgtgtctccaacatctgaaAAGCTTGGAGAGTTGCAG GTTTCCCTAAATTTGGAGCCTCTGACAGAAGCCTATGACAGCGTCAGCTCAGGTCCCGCTACAGATGTGAGTGTTGAGGGTCTGCAGGTCCCCACACTGACTGTTCCCACACAGCACAGACCCTGTTCAGCTGGAAGTGGAAATGAATCAGCTGGGAGCAGTGGTGGAAACACACCAAG AGGGAAGGACCATTTGTATTTCCAAAATGGCCAGAGGACAAGAGACAAATCCCACAACACTCAAACTGATATTAAACCTTCTACTCAGGAGTCTTGTCAGGGAAAAACAAGCAGTGATATAATCTCAG TCATTTTAGAGCGAGGAAACAAGCTGAGGAATGCAATGGTGGTATCAGCTTTGAAATGTGACATGGACTCTGCTCCAGTTCTCAGAGatactcctcttcctctcccaaGGGACAACATTCAAAGACCTGCCAA GTCATATCCTCCTGTTTCTGGTGCTTTTCTTCAAGATATCCTTCATGCTGATTCTGTTCTGAAGCGTTCTGATGATGTTGCTTTAGTCTCAGATTGTGACTTTGACTGTCCTGCTGACATGGACAGGAGAGCTGTGGATCTGCTTCTTGGCAG ctctatCACATCTTCGTTGCCCCTGTTGGACATACAAGGCTTCTCCCCTGAATCTTTATCTGgccacagcagtgtgtgtggaGATAGTGAGCTCACTGACCCACTGTATGACCAGAGCTTACTGGAAAATTTGTTCTACAAAACTCCT ACCATAGATTCACAACCAGGCAACAAGAGTGAGGAACGACGAGGAGCAACACCACCAAGTCAAGATCAGCCAAACCATGAGACACAGTCTAGACACAAGATTAGTAACAG TGAGGAGCAGCTGGCTCAGCTGAGTTCGGTTCGACAGGCCAGAGTGACCATCAGCTCGCTGACTGTGCCTGCAGGCAGCTCAACTGCTTCACCCAGAAAAACCTTTTATAAGAGGAAACCTCCTCGACCATTAACCAGCAAAAAGTG CACATATTTTGTTGAGTACATGTTTCCGATGAGTTCTGCCTCCAATCAGCATAATCGCAGCAAAGCTGGAGATGGAGAGGTGACCAGAGCAGTTTCTAGTAAAGTCTCAGGAGGCG tggTGAAGTTCCACCACCTCTCTGTGTTTCCTGTCCACTTCAATAGAGCCACTGTTAAAAAGTGGTGGGACACTGATCTGATTTTCAAGATTTATTTACGGAAAAGTGACCAGAAGAAG CCTCTTGCCATTGGTAAGGCTGTTTATCAGCTGTGCTGTCTGCTGCAAAATGACCAGCTGAGTCAGTCTGTCATCTTGCCTGTGCAGAAGTTGGAGGGGAACAACAATACACAGGAGATTGGACCTCTCAAg atttcACTAGAACTTGAATCACACAGCAAAGGTttctttgaaaataataaaaaattgtcTTGGAGGGACACATCACCATCAAAAACTCCCCCCAGTCCAGAGAAGAAAACCCTCACAATACCTCAACATGTTGACCCCGGCAGCAGGGAGTTATCAGCTCACTCTGTAGAGGACTCCAGGCTACATGTTCGGACTCCTCAGAAACCTTCAAAAGAACCTTTTTCTCATCCTGGTAGAACATCGCCTCTTAAAtcatggcagcaggtggaggaggagcctGAGGTCCTGCTGCATGCCTTACTCATGGTGCCAGATGGGAAGAACTTCAGCTGTGGTCCCCTGCAGGCTCCAAATGTGTACTTGAACTGcaaactgttttggtgtgatgagACGGCAAGATCTGTAGTGAGCTGGGGTCAGACGAACCCAACATTCAACTTTGTTCAG GTAACACCTGTGGCTTTAACAACTAAACTTCTGGAACGaatgaaaaacaatgtgatGGTAATCGAAGTGTGGCAGAAAACTGGAAGCTCTGGGCAGGATCGACTCCTCGGTCTTGTTAAATTACCTCTACATCAGTTCTACATGTCATATAG GGATCCTAAAATCACACAGCTCCTCCTGCAGGCACAGTACCCTGTTTTAGGGGTGGACTGCTACATGCCCGTCATTGATGTCTTCTCAGGTAGCTGTAAGGGAAACCTCAGGGCTGTTTTGGCTATGGGCCGATCAGAACAAATAGTGTCCCTCCAGCGCACTAGGGATGAAGAGTATGGCtctttgtctcattttgtgAGACCAGTTCATTTGCTTGATCATCTGCCTCATTCTCAAACAAAG GTGAAAACATCTCAAGTGGAAATGATGAGAGAGCATGTGTTCATGGTGAGAGTGGAGAAAGTCAGTGGACTGACTCCTCTGCAGTCCACAGTGTGGGGTGAGGCTGACTGCTACGTCCAGTACAGTTTCCCTTGTCAGGAGGGGGACATTGCTGCAAAGGTGGACCAAAGCCTCATTGAAAGCA GTGTGAACCTGAAGCCATTTCGCAGCACCACCACCCTTTGTGTTCCTGACCCGGTGTTCAGTCACACAGAGACTCATGTCCTTCTGGCTCCTGAAGGAGTTCCTGTCCAGAGACTGCTGCTCAGCTCTCTGTCCAGTCAAGGCCTGACCAGTGGAGGAGGTGTCCAGTTTGAAGTATGGTGCAG ATATTATTATCCCAATGTCAGAGATCAGCTTGTGGCCCGCGGAATGCTCCCTCTGTCCAAACTTTGTGCCATGGTCACTATGCAGAGACAACATCCCAACGATGCTCAGATGTTCTCCTTGCCCCTGATTCCCAGGACAGACGATCCCACAGGATTTCACGCTCAGCCTTCTG GATTGCTAGATGTTTGCATTAAGTACAAACACAGGCCGGTGAGACCTGAAGGACAGTCTGGGAGAGGAGCTGCTTCCCGGATTGTGACCCTCGTGGTTCAAGTGCACAGAGCATCTGGGCTGAAGGCAGCAGCGAG GGTCATGTCGGAACAAGACGACAGGTTCAGCTACTTTGTCGGAGTGGGGGTGAACCCTTTTGTCACAGTCCAGCTCTCCTTCTTGCCTGAGAGTGAGAGGAGATGTACCCGCACAGCAGCCAGAACCTTCTGCCCTGAATTTGACCACCACATGGAAGTATCCTGTGATCTGCTCCTTCACATGAGTAGTGGAGAAACCTGCAGCCTGGCCGAGCAGCTGGAACAGGCATCTGCTGTCTTTAATGTCTGGAACAGAGACGATCACAAAG CAAATATTTCTAAACCTAAAGAGGTGATGTTGGGCACAGTTAAAATACCACTGGCTGATCTCATCCATAAAAGAACAG GTATTTCTGGCTGGTTTGGCTTGCATTTAACTCTTGAAAGAAGTCCTTCTCAGTACCAGCACATCTTGGTCGGTGGCCTTGAGATTTCCATCAGCTTTGCTCACCACTCAGATAGGGAAAGGATCATTAAAGCGGCTCAGGGTTTGGGCTGGGACATGCCTTACAACACTGTGACACTACAGGATGGTGAAGAATCCTGGGATGAAGGCATAAGAAAACTCTCTCTAACTTTCTCAATGCCTAAAGCTTGGATACCTGTCCACTGTTTGCTTCTTCCTGGTTTCTCTGAGCTCCAGCGCTCTACCTACTGCTACTTCAGATACAAGTTCTATGACCAGGATGCCTTCTGCTCTCAACTGAAACACCCCTGTGTTGAGGAGGGTGGTGAGGATGGCCAGGCCACAGTGAGTTTTGAAGGAAGTAGAACTGTGGAGCTGAGGATCACTCAGCCTTTAATGTGGTATCTGCGAGAGGAGAAGTTGGAGGTTCAGATGTGGGTCACTTTCACCAAGAACAAAACCACAAGGCCGAGTGACTCAGACCGACTGGTGGGCTCAGCATTTGTCGATCTGTCTACTCTTGCAAAGATGTCCAAGCAGAAGCTGACTCTTAGTG GAGTGTACCCGCTATTCATGCGctcagcagcagatctacaagGTGCAGCTCTCAGGGTGCACATCACCCTGACAGAAGGTTCTGTTCCCACAGGGATGTCCACTGGACATGACATCCCAGTGGACTCTGACAGTCAGGAGGAGGACTTCATAGAAGAGGTAGAAGCAGCAGATCAAGTTTCCTCCCCCAGTACACCCAGAAAATCATTCTCACCaagcagacaaaagaaaaaatcctcCAGAGTGACTCCAGACATCGCATCTGTGCAGCATGCCGAGATGAGCTTAGATGACTCTTTTCCTGTGACTGTGGCAGTGGACCAGGCCATGCACCTCAATCTGAAAG GCTGTCCTCTAGCAGAGCGCAGTGAAGGGATGCCATGCTGTTGTGTTTCCTACGTCACTGCTGACTCTGCTGAACCAGTTACCACGGCTGTTGTATCCAACACTGACTGCCCTGTGTGGGACCACCAGCACGAATGCAG GCTTTCAAAGGAGCTGCTGGTTGATCCACAACAATCTCTTGTGTTCAAAGTCTGGCACAAAGGAG AATTGGAGAGAGTAATTGGATTTGCCTCCGTGGACCTGTCTCCTTTACTCTGTGGTTTCCCGTCAGTGTGTGGTTGGTACAACATCACAGACTTCAGTGGTCAGTGTCACGGCCAGATTAAAGTGTCCATCACTCCTCTGAGGGGAGTCCAAGACCTACGTGGGCTGAGAAGAAATGCAACTGAAGAAGCTGCCAAAAACTCATCA GTTTTGTTCCAGACTGTTCCTCTCAACTATCAAACCACTGCCATGTACAGCAGCTTTCCCTCCCACATCAGCAGATACCCGGAGCAGCAGATCTCATCACCTATCCACACAGACACGCTGTTCTCTGAAAG GCCTAGTGAGAGTGATCGCCATTTTGAGCACATGGACAAAGTACGGCTTTACCATCAGAGTTTACAGGGACATGCATCTCCCTCAGTAAATGAAATCAGTCCCTCCAGTTCATCAGTCTTGTTTTCAGCACTGAG GAAAAAGCTCAGCGAGCTTGACAACATTCAGAGGTACTTCAGTCGGAAGCTTTCTACTCCTACGTTCCCATCTCTGGCTGAGCAGGAATGTCTCGTCCAACAGGAGGAACAGAGGAACTCAGAAACTGACACGAGTCAGCTGCTTCTTAAAACCAACCAGTTAGTTGGAGAAGTCAACAACATCATCAGCG GTCTACAAGGACACCACCTGGAAACAATTTCTTCTAACGCAGAGAACAGCTCAGAAACCTCACCTGTAGAACACAGCAGCCCTCAGATCATCTCTCAGAGCATCTCCAGTCCACACAGAGTGATTGACGATTCCCTGGATGTTGTATCTCCTCTGCCATCCCTCTCCACAGAGAGGTCTGAGGACCACACAGACTCAGAACCTGAGGAAGAAAAGTACAGTCAAAGCAGCAAAGTTATCGTGATTGAAGAGGAGCACGAAGACGAGACAAATGTCAGGGAGGACAGAGAAGCTGTTGATGATGAAGAGAAAGATGAGGATTACGAGGAAGTTATTGTAAAGCCAAGGCCTCTAAATGAGGTGacctcattaacagacaaaaCCAGTCCTTGGACCAGCATCCTGTCAGTCCCGGACCTGGTTTCTCTGGAGAGCATGGAAGATCTgagtgaggatgaggatgagaaAAGGCAGTCAGTGAACCTGGAAACCTGCAGCTCCTGTGGGAAATGTCAAGAAAGTGATCACCATCACAGCTCTAGTGGGACAGAAGTAGATGCCTCAGACTCAGAAGGAGATGGTGAAAGGACGATAAGAGCTCCAGATGAGatgcaaataaacaaaccagACAGCTTCAACAAAAGGTCAAGTGACCCAGCTTCATCACCAACCACGCAGCCCACCACTGACACCCACAATGGCTCAGGTACTCTGGATAATGAGGATGCACAGCTTCAACT CTCCACCCCTGTGGATGTCCCCAATTTCTTCCTGCCCCCTCACCAACTGGAGGCATCATTGAGAGCCATTCGTTTAgctccctctttctctcataCATCCAGCAACTCG GGCCAGAGTTCTTCAGGTCAACACAACGTCCCCTCTCGCAGAGGTCCTCCACAGCGTCCCAACATGTCACCGTCCTCCATGAGGAAAGAGACGGAGAGAATAGCGAAAATATTTGCTGCTAAATTTGATGAGTCTCATTAG